Proteins found in one Campylobacter lari genomic segment:
- a CDS encoding CDP-glycerol glycerophosphotransferase family protein: protein MILNYKKLRKFRNNPKLFFKDAIEKKSIWINSIYKKYLPKKHKGFTQYTIISAVYNTEKYLDDYFNSIINQRLDFKRNIFMILVDDGSTDNSANIIKKYQEKYPKNIVYLYKENGGQASARNLGLKYMQENNYKTPWVTFTDPDDFLDRHYFYEIDKFLATHQDDDICMIGCNIVFYHEKQKLYRNNHSLSFKFKNGIQIKKNYNLNDFIQLSAASCFMNSKYFNKIYFDEKLKSNFEDAKFINEYLLENIDLKSAFLPNAKYFYRKREEGNSTLNLKLRLKEFFLIVPKYGYLKILHENFSYSFIRKLILYDLYWHVIDMINSPEKTSILNESEKKEYLNLLDKNFSCIDNDTIMEFNLAGCWFFHKVGILNCFKNEKPPFQMAYIEDYDPYKEQILITYYTGDDKDIESMLVDGEEVYADYEKIVKYDFLDRVFCYQKRLWVRISKEAKDKLEIFVNNEQVMISKYGEYFLSIQDIRKEFQKRLPKSNIWLFIDRDVEADDNAEHLYRYIMQNHPEQEIVFALRKESSDWKRLEKEGFNLTEFGSFEFERIVKKASKIISSNADEYLIKYLLPEHKFIFTQHGIILNDLSRWLNSKKINLFITSTQAEYDSIANDYNRYKFGKKEVVLTGLARHDVLLENNKYDVKQILIMPTWRANIVGVTLNSSKRELKDSFKESEYFKKWNSLLNSDNLSKLCKQYSYTIVFNPHPNIIPYLKEFNLPSYIKIANQNESLQILFCNSSLMITDYSSVAFEMAYLGKPVVYYQFDKEEFFTSHTLQKGYFDYKKDGFGPVVENQENLLKELENLLQNDCKPFGVYKDNIDSTFVFKDGKCCERIYEILNSV, encoded by the coding sequence GTGATTTTAAATTATAAAAAGCTTAGAAAATTTAGAAATAATCCGAAATTATTTTTTAAAGATGCTATAGAGAAAAAATCAATTTGGATAAATAGTATATATAAAAAATATCTTCCTAAAAAACACAAAGGCTTTACTCAATATACAATAATATCAGCTGTATACAACACAGAAAAATATTTAGATGATTATTTTAATTCAATTATAAATCAAAGACTTGATTTTAAAAGAAATATCTTTATGATACTAGTAGATGATGGCTCTACGGATAATTCTGCAAATATTATTAAAAAATATCAAGAAAAATACCCAAAAAACATTGTCTATCTTTATAAAGAAAATGGTGGACAAGCTAGTGCGAGAAATTTAGGTTTAAAATATATGCAAGAAAACAACTATAAAACTCCATGGGTTACTTTTACCGATCCAGATGATTTCTTAGATAGACATTATTTTTATGAAATAGATAAATTCTTAGCAACTCATCAAGATGATGATATTTGTATGATAGGGTGTAATATAGTTTTTTATCATGAAAAGCAAAAGCTATATAGAAACAATCATTCTTTAAGCTTTAAATTTAAAAACGGTATACAAATTAAAAAAAACTATAATCTTAATGATTTTATACAATTATCTGCTGCTAGTTGTTTCATGAACTCTAAGTATTTTAATAAAATATATTTTGATGAAAAGTTAAAATCTAATTTCGAAGATGCCAAATTTATAAATGAGTATTTGTTGGAAAATATTGATTTAAAAAGTGCCTTTTTACCAAATGCAAAATATTTTTATAGAAAACGAGAAGAAGGAAATTCTACTTTGAATTTAAAATTACGATTAAAAGAATTTTTTTTAATTGTTCCAAAATATGGCTATTTGAAAATATTACATGAAAATTTTTCTTATAGTTTTATTCGTAAATTAATACTATATGACTTGTATTGGCATGTTATAGATATGATCAACTCACCTGAAAAAACTTCTATTTTAAATGAAAGTGAAAAAAAAGAATACTTAAATTTGCTAGATAAAAATTTCTCTTGTATAGATAATGATACTATAATGGAATTTAATTTAGCCGGTTGTTGGTTTTTTCATAAAGTAGGAATTCTAAATTGCTTTAAAAATGAAAAACCACCATTTCAAATGGCTTATATAGAAGATTATGATCCTTACAAAGAGCAAATTTTAATTACTTACTATACTGGAGATGATAAAGATATTGAAAGTATGCTTGTTGATGGAGAAGAAGTATATGCAGATTATGAAAAGATAGTAAAGTATGATTTTTTAGATAGGGTGTTTTGTTATCAAAAAAGACTATGGGTTCGTATTTCAAAAGAGGCAAAGGATAAATTAGAAATATTTGTTAACAATGAGCAAGTTATGATTAGTAAATATGGTGAGTATTTTTTATCTATTCAAGATATCAGAAAAGAATTTCAAAAAAGACTACCAAAAAGTAATATTTGGCTTTTTATTGATAGAGATGTAGAAGCAGATGATAACGCAGAGCATTTATATAGATATATTATGCAAAATCATCCTGAACAAGAAATAGTTTTTGCATTAAGAAAAGAAAGTTCAGACTGGAAAAGATTAGAAAAAGAAGGATTTAATCTAACAGAATTTGGAAGTTTTGAATTTGAAAGGATTGTAAAAAAAGCATCAAAAATTATAAGTTCTAATGCTGATGAATATTTGATTAAGTATTTATTACCTGAGCATAAATTTATTTTTACACAACACGGTATTATTTTAAACGATCTTTCAAGATGGCTTAATTCTAAAAAAATAAATTTATTTATAACTTCAACTCAAGCAGAGTATGATTCTATAGCAAATGATTATAACCGTTATAAATTTGGAAAAAAAGAGGTGGTTTTAACAGGTCTTGCAAGACATGATGTTTTATTGGAAAATAATAAATATGATGTCAAACAAATTCTTATTATGCCAACATGGAGAGCAAATATAGTTGGCGTAACATTAAATTCTAGTAAAAGAGAGTTGAAAGATAGTTTTAAAGAAAGCGAATATTTTAAAAAATGGAATTCTCTATTAAATAGTGATAACTTAAGCAAGTTGTGCAAACAATATTCTTATACTATAGTTTTTAATCCTCATCCTAATATTATACCATATTTAAAAGAATTTAATCTTCCATCTTATATAAAAATAGCTAATCAAAATGAAAGCTTACAAATCTTATTTTGCAATTCTTCTTTAATGATAACAGATTATTCTAGTGTAGCTTTTGAGATGGCTTATTTAGGAAAACCAGTAGTTTATTATCAGTTTGATAAAGAGGAATTTTTTACTTCCCACACATTACAAAAAGGATATTTTGATTATAAAAAAGATGGCTTTGGGCCGGTTGTTGAGAATCAAGAAAATTTATTAAAAGAACTAGAAAACTTATTGCAAAATGATTGTAAACCTTTTGGTGTTTATAAAGACAATATAGATTCAACCTTTGTTTTTAAAGATGGTAAGTGTTGTGAGAGAATTTATGAAATATTAAATTCAGTATAA
- a CDS encoding CDP-glycerol glycerophosphotransferase family protein, with protein sequence MFVFKKVKKMFKNPKLFFKDAIEKRKKYKGFTQYTIISAVYNTEKYLDDYFNSIINQRLDFKRNIFMILVDDGSTDNSANIIKKYQEKYPKNIVYLYKENGGQASARNLGLKYMQENNYKTPWVTFTDPDDFLDRHYFYEIDKFLATHQDDDVKVIATNVLIFNNQTEATNQHPLSYKFNRKINIKFFRDLQNEMQSSTTSLFCFNDIKTLFNEDKNLKSNFEDGLFFYDYILDNSDFKICYLQDSVYFYRKNISSTTSKALLDKNVYLQIGEYIQQLFYKFEKKSFDIKYAQNIALYFFYWQINSLINCPEKIAFMAFSEKRKYFDLLRKIFTYIDNDTIMDFNLAGCWFFHKVGILNCFKKEKPPFQIVYIDSLNLYKKEVVLMCFMETSNIENIEIYIDNNKINFEYKIVQYDFINEVFIYQCRIYLKLQEYRTANFLKIYLNSQVTKISFEGKHYSMLSIDKLYSRLSIPHQVKDVWMFIDRDYEADDNAECMYRYVMHNHPDKKIYFALDSTSIDWKRLEDEGFNLVDFNSDDFKALAKNTYILISSHADNYILKHFENVNFFVFLQHGVIRDDLSRWLNTKKIDLFVTSTENEYHSIVDNCNRYLYTKREVKLTGLPRHDRLYAKKARSQEKTILIMPTWRKTLVKPLNEDTANKQISDDLFISDYYINWMSVLKSQRFRELCVKFDYKIIFCPHINMRVMLPLMDIPHYIEVYQREDNCSLSDLFIKSSMMITDYSSVAFEMAYLEKPVLYFQFDKDEYFNLDNHTSQLGYFDFDKDGFGPVAISEDELIDNIEKFLKDDCEIKGIYKHNIMSTFKFRDGECCKRIYNEIMFLDMQS encoded by the coding sequence ATGTTTGTTTTTAAAAAAGTAAAAAAAATGTTTAAAAATCCAAAACTATTCTTCAAGGATGCTATTGAAAAAAGGAAAAAATACAAAGGCTTTACTCAATATACAATAATATCAGCTGTATACAACACAGAAAAATATTTAGATGATTATTTTAATTCAATTATAAATCAAAGACTTGATTTTAAAAGAAATATCTTTATGATACTAGTAGATGATGGCTCTACGGATAATTCTGCAAATATTATTAAAAAATATCAAGAAAAATACCCAAAAAACATTGTCTATCTTTATAAAGAAAATGGTGGACAAGCTAGTGCGAGAAATTTAGGTTTAAAATATATGCAAGAAAACAACTATAAAACTCCATGGGTTACTTTTACCGATCCAGATGATTTCTTAGATAGACATTATTTTTATGAAATAGATAAATTCTTAGCAACTCATCAAGATGATGATGTTAAAGTAATTGCTACTAATGTTCTGATATTTAATAATCAAACAGAAGCAACTAATCAACATCCTTTAAGTTATAAATTTAATAGAAAAATAAATATAAAATTCTTCCGTGATTTGCAAAATGAAATGCAGAGTTCAACAACTTCTTTATTTTGTTTTAATGATATTAAAACATTATTTAATGAAGATAAAAATTTAAAATCAAATTTTGAAGACGGTTTATTTTTTTATGATTATATTTTAGATAATTCTGATTTTAAAATCTGCTATTTGCAAGATTCTGTGTACTTTTATAGAAAAAATATATCTTCCACCACATCTAAAGCTTTATTAGATAAGAATGTATATCTTCAAATTGGAGAATATATTCAACAGTTATTTTATAAGTTTGAAAAGAAGTCTTTTGATATTAAATATGCACAAAATATTGCTTTATATTTTTTTTATTGGCAGATCAATTCTCTTATTAATTGTCCGGAAAAAATTGCTTTTATGGCTTTTTCTGAAAAACGAAAATATTTTGATTTGTTAAGAAAAATTTTTACTTATATAGATAATGATACTATAATGGATTTTAATTTAGCTGGTTGTTGGTTTTTTCATAAAGTAGGAATTTTAAATTGCTTTAAAAAAGAAAAGCCACCTTTTCAAATAGTTTATATTGATAGTCTTAATTTGTATAAAAAAGAAGTGGTGTTAATGTGTTTTATGGAAACTAGTAATATTGAAAATATTGAAATATATATTGATAATAATAAAATTAACTTTGAGTATAAAATAGTACAATATGATTTTATAAATGAAGTTTTTATTTATCAATGTAGAATATACTTAAAATTACAAGAATATAGGACTGCTAATTTTTTGAAAATATATTTAAATTCACAAGTAACTAAAATCTCATTTGAGGGAAAACATTATTCTATGCTTTCTATCGATAAATTATATTCAAGATTATCTATTCCACATCAAGTAAAGGATGTTTGGATGTTTATCGATAGAGATTATGAAGCAGATGATAATGCTGAATGTATGTATAGATATGTAATGCACAACCATCCGGATAAAAAAATATATTTTGCATTAGATTCAACTTCTATTGATTGGAAAAGACTTGAAGATGAAGGGTTTAATTTGGTGGATTTTAACTCAGATGATTTTAAAGCTCTTGCAAAAAATACTTATATTTTGATATCATCACATGCAGATAATTATATTTTGAAGCATTTTGAAAATGTAAATTTTTTTGTCTTTTTACAACATGGTGTAATACGAGATGATTTATCTAGATGGTTGAATACTAAAAAAATCGATTTATTTGTTACATCAACGGAAAATGAATATCATTCAATAGTTGATAATTGTAATAGATATTTATACACAAAAAGAGAAGTAAAATTGACAGGTCTTCCTAGACATGATAGACTTTATGCCAAAAAAGCTAGAAGCCAAGAAAAAACTATATTAATAATGCCAACTTGGAGAAAAACATTAGTTAAGCCCTTGAATGAAGATACAGCTAACAAACAAATAAGTGATGATTTGTTTATCAGTGATTACTATATCAATTGGATGAGTGTTTTAAAAAGTCAGAGATTTAGAGAATTATGTGTTAAATTTGACTATAAAATCATATTTTGTCCTCATATTAATATGAGAGTTATGTTGCCTTTAATGGATATTCCTCATTATATAGAAGTTTATCAACGTGAAGATAATTGTAGTTTGAGTGATTTATTTATAAAGTCTTCGATGATGATAACAGATTATTCTAGTGTAGCTTTTGAGATGGCTTATTTAGAAAAACCTGTATTGTATTTTCAATTTGATAAAGATGAATATTTTAATTTAGATAATCATACTTCTCAGTTGGGTTATTTTGATTTTGATAAAGATGGATTTGGTCCAGTTGCAATAAGTGAAGATGAATTAATTGATAATATTGAAAAATTTCTTAAAGATGATTGTGAGATAAAAGGTATTTATAAGCATAACATCATGTCAACTTTTAAATTTAGAGATGGTGAGTGTTGTAAAAGAATATATAATGAAATCATGTTTTTAGATATGCAAAGTTGA
- a CDS encoding mannose-1-phosphate guanylyltransferase/mannose-6-phosphate isomerase has product MTNIVLCGGSGTRLWPLSRTLMPKQFLKLFNNKTLFELTLQRNSKFCFNTLIVCNEEQYFLALDQISNTSNTRFILEPLAKNTAAAITLACLSLPKEEIVLITPSDHLIKNEKAYQEAITKAIEFANNNYLVTFGIKPDNPHTGYGYIKSKNAYDAEAFIEKPNFKNAKEFLEDGSYLWNSGMFMFKVGFFLEQMQTYAKEIYDFCLKAHKNALMQNDFIKIKSADMKKIPELSIDYALMEKSNKVKVIPSDISWSDVGSFESLAKEFNNGNNYSNVNTKFLDSNNIFCYASDQKKFIATIDLDNIFIIDTQDALLISKKSSSQKVKQIYEAIKENENLSKNHLCTHRPWGSFTILEDEKGYKIKRIEVKPGKRLSLQKHFHRNEHWIVLSGIASVEVDGVENLVRPNESIYIKMGQKHRLSNYGKIPIVMIEVQVGEYTGEDDIVRLEDDYERSCNK; this is encoded by the coding sequence ATGACTAACATTGTTCTTTGTGGTGGTAGCGGCACGAGACTTTGGCCACTTAGCAGAACACTAATGCCAAAACAATTTTTAAAATTATTTAATAATAAGACTTTATTTGAATTGACTTTGCAAAGAAATTCCAAATTTTGCTTTAATACTTTAATAGTATGCAATGAAGAACAGTATTTTCTGGCTCTTGATCAAATTTCAAACACAAGTAATACTAGGTTTATTTTGGAACCATTAGCAAAAAATACTGCGGCAGCTATTACTTTGGCTTGTTTATCTTTGCCTAAAGAAGAGATAGTTTTAATTACACCAAGTGATCACTTAATCAAAAATGAAAAAGCATATCAAGAAGCAATAACTAAAGCTATAGAATTTGCAAATAACAATTATCTTGTAACTTTTGGCATAAAACCTGATAATCCACATACTGGATATGGCTATATTAAATCTAAAAACGCTTATGATGCTGAAGCTTTTATAGAAAAACCAAATTTTAAAAATGCTAAAGAATTTTTAGAAGATGGAAGTTATTTATGGAATTCTGGTATGTTTATGTTTAAAGTTGGTTTTTTCTTAGAGCAAATGCAAACTTATGCAAAAGAAATATATGATTTTTGTTTAAAAGCGCATAAAAATGCTTTGATGCAAAATGATTTTATTAAAATCAAATCAGCAGACATGAAGAAAATTCCAGAACTAAGCATAGATTATGCTCTAATGGAAAAATCAAACAAAGTAAAAGTAATACCTAGTGATATTTCTTGGAGTGATGTAGGAAGCTTTGAAAGCTTAGCTAAAGAGTTTAATAATGGTAATAATTACTCTAATGTTAATACTAAATTTTTAGATTCTAATAATATCTTTTGCTATGCAAGCGATCAAAAGAAATTTATAGCTACAATTGATCTTGATAATATATTTATCATAGATACTCAAGATGCACTTTTAATTAGTAAAAAATCATCCTCTCAAAAAGTAAAGCAAATTTATGAAGCTATTAAAGAAAATGAAAATTTAAGTAAAAATCATCTTTGCACACATAGACCTTGGGGGAGTTTTACTATACTTGAAGATGAAAAAGGATATAAAATCAAACGTATAGAAGTTAAACCTGGTAAAAGACTTTCTTTGCAAAAACATTTTCACAGAAATGAACATTGGATAGTTTTAAGCGGTATAGCAAGCGTAGAAGTAGATGGAGTTGAAAATTTAGTAAGACCTAATGAATCAATCTATATAAAAATGGGACAAAAACATCGTTTAAGCAATTATGGCAAAATTCCTATTGTGATGATAGAAGTTCAAGTAGGTGAATACACAGGTGAAGATGATATAGTAAGATTGGAAGATGATTATGAAAGATCTTGTAACAAATAA
- a CDS encoding HAD family hydrolase, whose protein sequence is MFKIKAILFDMDGVLIEAKDWHYEALNKALRLFGMEISRIEHLTTFDGLPTKDKLKMLSLEKGLPMGLHGFINELKQQYTMDLVYSLCKPRFHHEYALSKLKESGYKMAVCSNSIRNTIEVMMQKASLDVYLDFYISNEDVKKGKPDPEMYNKAIEKMNLHPKECMIIEDNENGIKAARASGANVMIVEEITEVNYENILKHINNFQKENR, encoded by the coding sequence ATGTTTAAGATTAAAGCAATACTTTTTGATATGGATGGCGTTTTGATTGAAGCTAAAGATTGGCATTATGAGGCGTTAAATAAAGCATTAAGACTTTTTGGAATGGAAATTTCCCGTATAGAACATCTTACAACCTTTGATGGTTTACCAACAAAAGATAAACTAAAAATGCTTTCTTTGGAAAAAGGTTTACCTATGGGCTTACATGGATTTATTAATGAGCTAAAGCAACAATACACCATGGATTTGGTTTATAGTTTATGTAAACCAAGATTTCACCATGAATATGCTCTTTCTAAACTTAAAGAGAGTGGTTATAAGATGGCTGTATGTTCTAATTCTATTAGAAATACTATAGAAGTAATGATGCAAAAAGCTTCTCTTGATGTGTATTTAGATTTTTACATTTCTAATGAAGATGTTAAAAAAGGAAAGCCTGATCCTGAGATGTATAACAAGGCTATAGAAAAAATGAATTTGCACCCAAAAGAATGTATGATTATAGAGGATAATGAAAACGGTATAAAAGCAGCTAGAGCTAGTGGAGCCAATGTAATGATAGTGGAAGAAATCACTGAAGTTAATTATGAAAATATCTTAAAGCATATTAATAACTTCCAAAAGGAGAATAGATGA
- a CDS encoding glycosyltransferase family 2 protein yields MIDIVVPLAGKSSFFSEDKDGFPKPFIEICGKTMLEHFIRNYDSVKEKRFVFILKQDDVRRYHLDDAINVLTDGKCKIIVLKNETEGMLCSVMMAVDDIQKENPVLVVNMDQIFEYDLREILFNFEQCDAGVLSFENIHPRWAYVKCNEDNNLVLESFEKKPISKNAIAGFYYFKNLDLLFNAAKNVIKKDVNYMGKYYIASTLNELILKNKKVINVTIDPNHYFTFYSHAKISEYERIKNAKRVN; encoded by the coding sequence ATGATTGATATAGTTGTTCCTTTGGCGGGTAAAAGTTCTTTCTTTAGCGAAGATAAAGATGGCTTTCCAAAGCCATTTATTGAAATTTGTGGCAAAACTATGTTAGAACATTTCATAAGAAACTATGATAGTGTGAAAGAAAAACGTTTTGTTTTTATTTTAAAACAAGATGATGTTAGAAGGTATCATTTAGATGATGCTATTAATGTCTTAACTGATGGTAAATGTAAAATAATAGTTCTAAAAAATGAGACAGAAGGAATGCTTTGCTCGGTTATGATGGCTGTAGATGACATACAAAAGGAAAATCCTGTCTTAGTGGTTAATATGGATCAAATTTTTGAGTATGACTTAAGAGAGATTCTTTTTAATTTTGAGCAATGCGATGCTGGTGTGTTAAGTTTTGAGAATATTCATCCAAGATGGGCTTATGTAAAATGTAACGAAGATAATAATTTGGTTTTAGAGTCTTTTGAGAAAAAACCTATAAGTAAAAATGCTATTGCTGGATTTTATTATTTTAAGAATTTAGATTTGTTATTCAATGCTGCTAAAAATGTTATAAAAAAAGATGTAAATTATATGGGAAAATATTACATAGCCTCAACTTTAAATGAGTTAATTTTAAAAAATAAAAAAGTGATCAATGTAACTATTGATCCGAATCACTACTTTACTTTTTATAGTCATGCTAAAATCAGTGAATATGAAAGGATAAAAAATGCTAAAAGAGTTAACTAG
- a CDS encoding nuclear transport factor 2 family protein: MLKELTRQYIKVFSEKDLNGVSLLLDDDFVLEDPIVKRVEGKSKSLEVVKNIFNSCNKLSFSAKNIYTEGDVAIIEFVLVLDKQRLEGVDIIKWDKEKMKELRAYLDIPKD, translated from the coding sequence ATGCTAAAAGAGTTAACTAGACAATATATAAAAGTTTTTAGCGAGAAAGACTTAAATGGCGTATCTTTACTTCTTGATGATGATTTTGTACTTGAAGATCCTATTGTTAAAAGAGTGGAAGGAAAAAGTAAATCTTTGGAAGTTGTAAAGAATATATTTAATAGTTGTAATAAATTGAGTTTTAGCGCTAAGAATATTTATACGGAAGGTGATGTTGCGATTATTGAGTTTGTGCTGGTGTTGGATAAACAAAGATTGGAAGGTGTAGATATTATTAAGTGGGATAAAGAAAAGATGAAAGAATTGAGAGCGTATTTAGATATTCCTAAGGATTGA
- a CDS encoding glycosyltransferase family 2 protein — protein sequence MNVVIPMAGLGSRFAKAGFLKPKPFIDVLGKPMIVRVLENLCIPSANYILIARKEHLESEQALVEYIRSNFNVHFIGIDKLTEGTACTVLYAKSKIDNEIPLLIANSDQIVDMDINKYIKDCTKRRLDGSILTFIDSEKNPKWSFVKLDSHNIVEYVKEKEVISDIATVGIYYFNRGSIFVNSAINMIIENDRVNGEFYTCPVYNYAIKDRAKIGIYNIDYRQMHGIGTPEDLEKYINIRK from the coding sequence ATTAATGTTGTCATACCTATGGCTGGTCTTGGTAGCCGTTTTGCTAAAGCTGGATTTTTAAAACCAAAACCATTTATAGATGTTTTAGGTAAACCAATGATTGTTAGGGTGCTTGAGAATTTATGTATTCCGAGTGCTAACTATATTTTAATAGCAAGAAAAGAACATCTTGAAAGTGAGCAAGCATTGGTTGAATATATAAGATCAAATTTTAATGTGCATTTTATAGGTATAGATAAATTAACAGAAGGCACAGCTTGTACGGTTCTTTATGCTAAAAGTAAGATTGATAATGAAATACCATTGCTTATAGCAAATTCTGATCAAATAGTTGATATGGATATTAATAAATATATTAAAGATTGCACCAAACGCAGATTAGATGGATCGATTTTAACTTTTATAGATAGTGAGAAAAATCCAAAATGGTCTTTTGTTAAATTAGATTCGCATAATATTGTAGAATACGTAAAGGAAAAAGAAGTTATTTCTGATATAGCTACAGTTGGAATTTATTATTTTAATAGAGGGAGTATATTTGTAAATTCTGCGATAAATATGATTATAGAAAATGACCGTGTGAATGGTGAATTTTACACTTGCCCTGTATACAATTATGCGATAAAAGATAGAGCAAAAATAGGTATATACAACATTGATTATAGACAAATGCATGGTATTGGAACCCCTGAAGATTTAGAAAAATATATTAATATCAGGAAATAG